The Streptomyces aurantiacus genome includes a region encoding these proteins:
- a CDS encoding 3-hydroxyacyl-CoA dehydrogenase family protein, whose protein sequence is MATPQSDPSPSCASPLKTVAVVGLGTMGTGIAEILARAGREVVGIDVSEAAAAQAVTALESATARAVQRGRLTEQERDDTLARFRTFTDLRAAADADLVIEVAPESYEIKHQIFRELDGVVRPETILATGTNALSVTRLAADSARPERVLGLHFFNPAPAMKLVEVVSSVLTSPGAVAAVTDLALELGKEPVAVGDRPGFVADGLLFGYLNQAAAMYEAKYASREDIDAAMRLGCGLPMGPLALLDLIGVDTARTVLEAMYAESHDRLHAPAPVLKQLSEAGLTGRKTGRGFYTYDAPGSATVVRDALTPLDEGSGTAGRPVRSVGVAGSGTMASGIAEVFAKAGYEVVLAARSEEKAQTARARIGKSLARSVDKGRMTAEAAAETLERITPAGSYDAFAEVDLALEAVAEDLEIKQQLFAVFDKVCKPGAILATTTSSLPVVACARATSRPQDVIGMHFFNPAPAMKLVEVVRTVLTADDVHATVREVCAKVRKHPVDCGDRAGFIVNALLFPYLNNAIKMVEEHYATLDDIDAAMKLGGGYPMGPFELLDVVGLDVSLAIEKVLHREFRDPGLAPAPLLEHLVAAGCLGRKTGRGFREYARR, encoded by the coding sequence ATGGCCACTCCCCAGTCCGACCCCTCCCCGTCCTGCGCGTCGCCCCTCAAGACCGTCGCCGTCGTCGGCCTCGGCACGATGGGCACCGGTATCGCCGAGATCCTCGCCCGGGCCGGCCGCGAGGTCGTCGGCATCGACGTCAGCGAGGCCGCCGCGGCCCAGGCCGTCACCGCGCTCGAATCCGCGACCGCCCGTGCCGTGCAGCGCGGGCGTCTCACGGAGCAGGAACGCGACGACACCCTCGCCCGCTTCCGTACGTTCACCGATCTGCGGGCCGCGGCCGACGCCGACCTGGTGATCGAGGTGGCTCCGGAGTCGTACGAGATCAAGCACCAGATCTTCCGCGAGCTGGACGGAGTCGTGCGCCCGGAGACGATCCTGGCGACCGGCACGAACGCCCTGTCCGTGACGCGGCTGGCCGCCGACTCGGCCCGCCCCGAGCGGGTTCTGGGCCTGCACTTCTTCAACCCGGCACCGGCGATGAAGCTCGTCGAGGTCGTCTCGTCCGTGCTGACCTCGCCGGGCGCCGTGGCCGCCGTCACCGACCTCGCCCTCGAACTGGGCAAGGAGCCCGTCGCGGTGGGCGACCGTCCCGGCTTCGTCGCCGACGGTCTGCTCTTCGGCTACCTCAACCAGGCCGCCGCGATGTACGAGGCGAAGTACGCCAGCCGCGAGGACATCGACGCCGCGATGCGGCTGGGCTGCGGTCTGCCCATGGGCCCGCTCGCCCTGCTCGACCTGATCGGCGTCGACACCGCGCGTACCGTCCTGGAGGCCATGTACGCGGAGTCGCACGACCGGCTGCACGCGCCGGCGCCCGTCCTCAAGCAGCTCAGCGAGGCGGGCCTGACCGGCCGCAAGACGGGCCGCGGCTTCTACACGTACGACGCCCCGGGCAGCGCGACCGTCGTCCGGGACGCGCTGACACCGCTCGACGAAGGGTCCGGCACGGCCGGCCGGCCCGTCCGCTCGGTGGGCGTCGCGGGGTCCGGGACGATGGCGTCCGGCATCGCCGAGGTCTTCGCCAAGGCCGGGTACGAGGTCGTCCTCGCCGCCCGCAGCGAGGAGAAGGCGCAGACCGCCAGGGCCCGTATCGGCAAGTCGCTCGCGCGTTCCGTCGACAAGGGACGGATGACCGCCGAGGCGGCCGCCGAGACGCTGGAGCGGATCACCCCGGCGGGCTCGTACGACGCCTTCGCCGAGGTCGACCTGGCACTGGAGGCCGTCGCCGAGGACCTGGAGATCAAGCAGCAGCTCTTCGCCGTGTTCGACAAGGTCTGCAAGCCGGGCGCGATCCTGGCCACCACGACCTCCTCACTGCCCGTCGTCGCCTGCGCCCGCGCCACCTCGCGGCCGCAGGACGTGATCGGCATGCACTTCTTCAACCCGGCGCCCGCGATGAAGCTCGTCGAGGTCGTGCGTACGGTCCTGACGGCCGACGACGTGCACGCCACGGTCCGCGAGGTCTGCGCGAAGGTCCGCAAGCACCCGGTGGACTGCGGCGACCGGGCCGGCTTCATCGTGAACGCGCTGCTGTTCCCGTACCTCAACAACGCGATCAAGATGGTCGAGGAGCACTACGCGACGCTCGACGACATCGACGCCGCGATGAAGCTCGGCGGCGGCTACCCGATGGGCCCGTTCGAGCTCCTCGACGTGGTCGGCCTGGATGTCTCCCTGGCCATCGAGAAGGTGCTCCACCGCGAGTTCCGCGACCCGGGGCTCGCTCCCGCGCCGCTGCTGGAGCACCTGGTGGCCGCGGGCTGCCTCGGCCGCAAGACGGGCCGCGGCTTCCGCGAATATGCGCGGCGCTGA
- a CDS encoding TetR family transcriptional regulator, whose amino-acid sequence MSQPAKSPRTPATSDAPESAVGGRAAVQRLKMRRELAAAAMELFATKGYEATTVDEIAAAAGVARRTFFRHFRSKEEAIFPDHDDTLIRAEAVLNAAPAHEHPLDTVCRGIKEVMKMYAARPEISVSRYKLTREVPTLREAEIASVARYERLFTRYLLGHFDEHAHDDDANDDPLLAEVAASAVVTAHNHVLRRWLRAGAQGDVEAQLDHAFAIVRKTFGTGIGAGRETAAHAAPASAASVEGEVLVTVARVDAPLHQVMRTIEQALKERS is encoded by the coding sequence ATGTCCCAGCCCGCCAAGTCCCCCCGTACACCGGCCACGTCCGACGCACCCGAAAGTGCCGTGGGCGGTCGCGCGGCCGTCCAGCGGCTCAAGATGCGCCGAGAACTGGCGGCCGCCGCGATGGAGCTGTTCGCGACGAAGGGGTACGAGGCGACGACCGTCGACGAGATCGCGGCCGCGGCCGGGGTCGCCCGGCGCACCTTCTTCCGGCACTTCCGCTCCAAGGAAGAGGCGATCTTCCCGGACCACGACGACACCCTGATCCGGGCCGAGGCGGTGCTCAACGCCGCGCCGGCGCACGAGCATCCGCTGGACACGGTGTGCCGCGGGATCAAGGAAGTCATGAAGATGTACGCGGCCCGGCCGGAGATCTCGGTGTCGCGCTACAAGCTCACCCGCGAGGTGCCGACGCTGCGGGAGGCGGAGATCGCGTCCGTGGCCCGGTACGAGCGGCTGTTCACCCGCTATCTGCTGGGGCACTTCGACGAGCACGCCCACGACGACGACGCCAACGACGACCCGCTGCTCGCGGAGGTCGCCGCGTCCGCCGTGGTCACCGCCCACAACCACGTACTGCGCAGGTGGCTGCGGGCGGGCGCCCAGGGGGACGTCGAGGCGCAGCTCGACCACGCCTTCGCGATCGTGCGGAAGACCTTCGGGACGGGGATCGGGGCCGGGCGGGAGACCGCCGCGCACGCGGCGCCCGCGTCCGCGGCCTCGGTGGAGGGAGAGGTGCTGGTGACCGTCGCCCGGGTCGACGCCCCGCTGCACCAGGTGATGCGCACCATCGAGCAGGCACTCAAGGAACGGTCGTAA